The Castor canadensis chromosome 12, mCasCan1.hap1v2, whole genome shotgun sequence genome contains the following window.
tttctttttaaaaattatgtgtctGTTTATCAACAATAAGTcacaaatcttaaaaatttacaatttagggctgggatgtagctcagtggtagagtgcttgcttagcatgcacaaggccatgagtttgattctccacacaaaaaaaagaaattacattttctctttaatatcaAGATTTCTTCCAAGAGAGATTTCATCTATTGCACTTGTCATAAATGGAAACTTGGACCAGAGTGTGTAAACTAtctgatgttcattaaagaattcaaaaggcacttgggtgccagtggctcacaccagtaatcctagctacttgggaggttgagattgggaggattattgctgaggccagcctgggcaaattgttcaagagacccccatctccaaaataaccagagcaaaatggactggaggtgtggctcaagacatagagtgcctgctttgcaagtgagaagctctgagttcaaacccaagtcccaccaaaaatatacatacaatTTTATCAGGACTTCTTTTATTATCTAGAATATGGTCTCTCCATGAACACTTGAAAAAGACATgcgttttgttttttgtttttgctgtactggattttgaactcagggtcatggATTTGATTCTCAGCTGTAAGAGAGGCATAGTTAGGAGAATTATGGTACAGGCctacccaggcaaaaacatgagaccctactgaaaaataactaaagcaaactaTTCATTAAGATTATACTAGAAAGATCTCTGTATTGAGTAGAAGGTTGCAAAGAtgatcagctcttttttttttttttttcagcactggagtttaaactcagggcctcacgcttgcaaggcaggtgctcttaccatttgagccataccaccagcctgCAAAGACAATCTGTATGAAAGATCCTAGGTTCTTAACATCATGGAAAATTCTCTGTAGGTAGCAAGTGAGGTAGTGCTGGATGAGGAATTGCTCATGGCCGAAAAACAACCCCAAACCAACCCCAGATTGGTATAGTTGAGGGAATAAGGTTCCTGCTACCCACAGCTTCACACTGCAGAGCAGGCCTGCTCCAGGCAACAGGCCCAGTCTACACAGGCAGGGTAGACACCTCCAGTGTTATTTGGAATCTGGGAAAGACTACCAAGAAGCATTACCCTCCACATATCTGTGCCTGAAGTTTGAACTTTCTTCATGTTAAACGTCCccatattttctttgtggtactggaatttgaactcagggcctcagcttgctaggcaggtgccctaccatttgaaccatgtgcctccaacccttttgctgtagtttatttttcaagtagggtatTGGGTTaactttgcccatgctggcctcaaaccatgattttcctacctCCACCTGCTAGGTGGTTaagttacaggcatgcactgtcAATCGCACCCCAAATCTTTATTCTAAAGAAACAGCACTTGAGAGAAGAATGGGCTTCAGTTTCCCAATGATAATTGAGTAAGATAATTAGCCACTCATTCCAGCTTGCAATTAATTTACAGGCTGAATTTCCTCCGGGACTTACAAGAGGGACAGGGTACATTTGGCAGGGAAACAGTGGGTGTCAAATTGACATGGAGATGATGATAAGGGAAGTCAAGCTTTACCTactttatatgcatattttaaaataatatatgtttatgtatttaataattatattttataccaCATAATAACTATATGCTATATAACAAATATAGTTTATGATACATTGTAtgctatataatattttattacatatattttatatatatgtatatcaatcAGACTATCAGCTTTAGCTCTGGAATCTTTCCTTGGGCCTCCCAATCTATCAATCCTTCCCCTACACAGACCTCCTTCCTCAGCTCTCCCACCTCCCTTCCAAGTCCTGATACCCTGTAGAAACTATGAGAAAAGTTAAAACTATTTGATATCTAATATTTCCACAGTCTCTAGCCAGGCTCGATTACAACTCAAAACTACAGGTATGTACATACCTGGTAGCCGTTGAGTCTGCAGGTCATGAATGCTCAGTGTTGTCAGGTTTGTCACAGATGTGATGTGCCGCTCATCCTCCAGGGTGAGGGGACTGGTTTCCAGCAGGAGGGACTGAATGTGCTTACAGGTGCTGAGGACCGAGCTGAGACTGCCAGCCACACCAGCACTTCTCTTGACAGACAGCCTGAGGCTGGCAGCAGAACTGAATATCtttcctaggtatttaatatcTTGTTTATTCAACTTGCTGAAATCCCGGAGGGTGACCTCCAGAATCTTGAACTCCTGCTTCCAGTTGAAGAACAAAGACACAGCTCGGCTGGGAATGTAGGTTTTCAAGGTCTCTTCCCTGGGGACTGTGGCCCAATCTTCTGTGGACTTGGCCTGGGAGGCTGGCGTTCCCCCATAGAAGTCCAGTTTAATGAAGTCCAGAGCACTGGCACAATTAGGTAAGTGTTCAAAGAAGTCAAATAAATAATCTGGGATGTTCTCTGAGTTGATGTATAAACTTTTACCTCGAAAGAAAGCTTCAAATTCTTGGCTCAGGGAGGATTTGGATAAACTCTCATGGAACAAATTGATGCCACACTCTACGAAGGAGTTGATGTTGATGGCTTTCAGAGACTCTTGCTCGGTGGTGTTTTTCACACTCTGTATGGATTGCTGCCTCCACAGAGGCCTCTTGCTCATGGAAAGCCCTAGCAGGCTGCCATGTTGGTACACTGCTGCTAGGTGCCTCATGACAGCCCTGGTGGCTTCTGCAGACGACCCACAAGTGTACAGGAGCAGGTTGCTGTACAGGGATGTGATGTCTgaaatggaaaccattttctGCAAGTAACCACTGCCCTTGGTCACCTCTTCTGGCTCACAGGACATCAATAAGCTGCTGAGCCTTCGTCCTGCGGTGTACTCTTGGAATGCTTTATGAAAGAATTTATACTTAGGCTTGAACCTTTGAGCTGTGTATTTACAGAGGAGTCCAGTTGTCAGCAGGACATCCTCATTCACTCTGCACACATCCTCTGGCTCGAAATCAAACCTGTGGGAGAAGACTCCCTCCAGAGCCAGGTCTCCACAGTGGTCTAGGCTCTGGGTGAAGTCACTTGCAGTCATGCCTCTGTGTTTGTGCTTGTTTTTATGGATCAGCAGGTCATAGAAGGTACGGAACAGCGTGGTTTGTGTGTGAGAGTGGAACTTCCTTTCACCCATCTGAATTGCACAGGTGATGACCACAAAGAGAGGGGTCTTCATCAGATTCCTTAAGCACCTGGATTTCTGAATCTGGAGCAGCAAGCCTTCAGCATGTTCCTTGATCAGCACTTCCCGGATGAGAGCCTGGGCACTGTCCTCTGTCATATCTCCCACCTCAGCAGTCAGGGCACCAAACTGCCTGAGGTGCCTGAGACAATCAGTGGTAGTGGTGACAATGACCATGTTCTTGAAGCGGTGGTTTTCTTTGATCAGGGCTTCGATTTCTGgacagttctggggcttgaactcattgTAGCCATCAAGGAGGAAAAGAACCCCTTGCCGTAGCTTCAGCAGCATGGCCATGAAGCTTTGTTTCCTGATCGTGTCAGGTACATCCAGGAGCTGATCGCACAGTGTTTCAAAGAGTCCACCCTGGGCCCGGCTTAAacggagaaagaaaacaaatttgaaCTTGGTCAGAGCCCCACACTTCCTGGAGGCCCAGAGCATGGCGACTCTCTGTAGCAGGGTGGACTTGCCCTTGCCTGACTCCCCTTCAATGATGCAAGGACTCTGGAGATTACCCAGCAGACTGCTCAGGGTCAGCTGCTCTACCCGGTGATGGTGGTGGTCCTTCCTCCACAGGACAGGTTCTGTGAAGGTGcttttcaagttaaaaataatGTCAATGTCTTCTCCCAGGGGAAAGAAGTTCAGAAAAGAGGGGCTGTGGTATAAGTCCTTCAATTCTTGAGCCAAACTGTCTAAGTCTCCTTCTGATATCTGATGAAAAAGACCTACAAGAGAAGAGGTGACTTAGAGAGGACAGGACTCAGCATGTCCTCAAAGCCTAGGGTGCAGAAGGATGAGGAGGAGTGTGGACAATCTCCTGGAGGAGCCTTGATGTCTTTCCCCAGTTCTGAGCAGCATGAAGGGCTCCACCTAtctcctcctgcttctccctggcaccttcccctcctcccacttcTGCCTTCCCTTTTCACCTTCAACTCTTACAGCAGCCCATTGGGAGAGGGAGGAGCCTGTGTATGGGTTAAAGAGCGTGAATCACGGTAAGGGGTAACTTTCAGTAGATTAAGCCTTTACCGTGGCTAAGATCTGTCGTGGTATAATTTATTAACTTCAAATATTAAAACTAAATTACCAGTTCATGAAAAGCAGGCTCATTCTCCCTGAGCCACTCAGGCTTTTTCCCTTGGTGCTTGGATCATGGAGGAGGTAGTCAGTAGTTTAAGGAATGTTGATTCAAGTGTATTTATGGTcccattatacttttttttttttttggagacagggtctcaatctcaccatccttctgcgtctgcctccagagtgctaggattataggtgtgtaccaccatgcctagcactCCAGTTATACTTTGAAGAGAGACAATACTAAGTCATTTATTCTGTAGCCCTGGGGTGTTAATTATTTGGCTTCACCATCGAGTGATCTGCTGAGCGCTTCTCCTTACCTTAGCATGAATAGAGCCCACTGCCAGGTGATGGGATGATGAGGAAAGCTGAGACTCTATCATGGGGGTTTCTTCATGGCTTATTCTATTTGGAGAAACAGATGCAAGCTAACTGCTACTTACTCTGTCCATTTAAGGCCTGGTAGACAGCATAGCTCCGCTTTTCAAGGGATTGGAGGAAGAGGTTGCAGGCCTCAGAGCCCTTCTTGAGGATCATGTGAATGACCCCTCTCGCGGCGTCCTGCTCCACCCTCTCACAGCAAATGATGCTTGCCTCCTCACAGTTCAGGACATTCCATGCAAACAGATCATCCACGATTTGCTTAGTAACGGTCATGCCCATCCTTTGAATGAGGACTCGACTATTTTCCTTGATGAAATTCACTGAGGAGATGGGGgaaatatacacatttatttacttatgtaaaatatGCATCTCAGCATTTGCGACCAGAGCACCGGGGCACTGCATTTTCCCCCCTTTGGGCCCATCTTAAGTTATGGAGATATCAAAGGCTTGACTTTCAGGCCCCCATGAAAGCTCTGCACAACTCTTCGTCCTTGAGCCCAGTGTTCCTGGTGAGCAAGATGGTTTTACTTTGGTGACAAAGTGAGTGATCTTGTCCCCGATAGAAGAGTTCTCAGTGAGATCACGGGTTTAAAACTGCGGACTTTTAAGTAATGAAATGGCCGGGTATCTGCTGATTACTACCATCTGGGCAGCCTTGGCAAGTCACTAAACCTCTTTGAACCTATTTCAGTGATGTGCTACCAAGTGTGTAACAGCTGGCCCTCTGGGGACAGTGGATCTAATTTGTACCATTTACCCATCCCTATAACTGATTCAGTATTTCCTCCATGGCCAATTTTAAGCTAATAACATATGTCAGCCGGCTGATAACAATCCTGGGAATTCAGCCATCAGAATTCACAGAACAGTAAGAACAAGTTCCAGAACACCACGCTGATTCCTCATCCGTGGGATGGGCTTGAGAATGGAATTTAATTTACCAAGTTAGGAGAATTCATGCATGGTATCTCGCACAAAGTAGTAGCTCAAGACATGTTACCTGCAATTTTTAGTTGTTGTTCTATTGTCACAATTCAAAGGAATAGCATGGTTTATCTCTCATACTCTACAGTCTTTTCTGAAAAGTATCACTGTAAAATATTGGACTGTATCCTGTCTGAGCCCTCTCTtctgttctcctgatctctggcaAATCTGTGACATTTTTGTGTGTGGCTCTGCAAGATTTAACTCTCAGATGCAGACCAAACTATACTCAGGCACTTGCCACGCTGTGTCAACAACAGCTCAGAGAAGCACCTCCCTGGATTTTTACTCTCAGACAGTCTGTGctagttttctttctgtgctgggATGCTCCTGCTTTTCAAACCTTTCTTGATTTATTGGAGAGTGAAGATGATTCTCCCCAAAGCTCCAAGTCCTCTCTGGTCTAAAATGCACCATCAGGGTCATTCTCACCCTCTCTAGAGATGACTGCTCTTAGTCTTTTGAAACTGTATCCCTTTCCTGATAAActttgctataaaaataaaataaaataaaatgcactaTCAGGCACCCCAGCCCCCAGGATCCCACTCCAGCCTCCCTTTCTCACCATCACAGATATCTACTTCTGGCCTCAGCTGGGCTGTTGCCCATCCTGTATACATGTCTGTAGGGGAGTCCCATCTTTCTCCCTCTGGTGTCTCATCTGTGCACTTGGCTTCTGCATCCTCCTTAGGCCTCCTTCCTAAGTCTGTGTCTAGTCATGATCTTTATTTCACAGTGGAAGACATGTTATCTCAGAAAGGCCTAGAGGTTCATGCATGTTCACAAGACcagcttttctctctttctttctttctttttttggcagtacaggggctttaccttgggccactctgccagcccttatttgcccaggctggcttcgaacctcggatcccctgatctctgcctcctgagtatctaggattacaggtgtgagccaccaacgcccagCACAAAAACAGCCTTTCTGAGACTATATACCCTCAACTACAAAATTAAGACACCAGAACTTTCTGAGTATCTGAAGCACtcataatatttaaaaagtcacataagtcacatataaaatttttttagtttgaaaaatATACTATATAACATATATGTTATAAGATATTCTAAATGATATGCTATTCTTAGGACTAACCACAGTATAGCTCCACGCTATATAACTGTAAGTTACAGTTATTGTTAaccatgttatatataatatagttaAATATAAAGCATTATTAACCAATGCTATATAGCAAaaaggcattctttttttttttttttgtggtactgagttctgaattcagggccttcaccttgagacactccaccagccctttttgtgatggttttttttttgagatagggtcttgcgaactatttgcctgggctgactttgaaccttgatcttcctgatctttgcctcctgaatagctaggattacagacttgagccccCAACACCTGGCATTAGAGGTATTGTTATTAATCATGGTATATCTCATGAATGAGGACCGTCCCACTCTTTTCTaatcaaataagaaaaaacagtgtttctcattcattcaattattattcattcttttcagAATAACCGTCTAGATGGGCACTTTATAGTAGAGCTCACTGAGATGACCACATTCAGCTGTCCAATGTTGGAGCCATTAACTATAGGgagctactgagcacttgaaatgtgactaAGGTGACTAACACCCAACTgaattttacattaaattttaatttttttcaaactaaCAGTTAATAGCCACAGGCAGCTACTGGCTATTACATTATATAGCACAGGTCTACACCCTGTTATTAAAATGGAAAGAGCTAATTTTGGGTGCTACTTATATCCATATAATCTTTTCACAATgatcctttttttggtggtggtggtggtagtactggggattgaacccagagcctcatgcatgctacatGCTAgtcaaacactcaaccactgagctacatccccagtccttcacAAGAATCTTGATGCATGTAGTTTTCTGCTATCTGGTTGGAGTGATACAGCTAAATAGATCATGGCAGGGAGCCAACAGTTTGAATATAAATCCAGTCAATAAGTCCTACCCTAGGTATGGtctgctcttttttttaatcacaggctgcaatatttgtaaattaattcccaaaacaaaaactacttaTTGAGACTTCCACAGATAAGTAATCAGAGGAAGGCATGGATTGTTTTGCCATTCAATATCATCAATATTTGGTAGCATACTATATAGCTAGAcagatattatttataatattcttaCTCGTTCTGAATAAAAGCTTTCCACCTTGCTATATCTCAGGAGAAGAAATTGTTTCCAAATGGACATGTCAAAGATATTCCCAGTATTGTCCTCTTCTTTCTGTAATGCTACTCTTCATcctataaaatgaacaaaaaagaaacagaaatgattaGGTAGGAGGACTGGAGCTATTTTCTAGTTAATgcctgttgttttttattttttatgttattttattcttggtgggactggggtttcatgcttacaaagcaggagtTCTACTGCTTGAATTGTTTGCAGTTTAaagtctctctttttgtttttttcagtgccaaggtttgaactcagggcctacaccttgagccactccatcagccctttcttgtgatggttttttttcaagataaggtctcatgaagccaagctggcttcaaaccacaatcctcctgatctctgcctcgtaagtagctaggattacaggcatgagccaccagcacctggcacaatGTCCCTCTTTTTATATAATGGCCCAAACCATGTAAAAACCTGCATAAAAGCCCAGTGCCCAtagctcacacctctaatcttagctatttgggaggcagagatcaggaggatcatggttcaaagacaacccaagcaaatagtttatgagactttagcaaatagtttatgagactttagcaaatagtttatgagttgggtcaaaaatacccaacacaaaaaaggattggcagagtggctcaaaaaaaaaccacccaccCGCTTAAAGCCACTGACTATCTGTGGCCAAACTCTTAAGAGAAGCCTGATGTCTGGACTCCTGGCCTAGAGTCTAGACTGTGGTTAAGAGGCACTTTGCCCTTTCCCTCATTGTTTTTCCCTTTGGTGCTGATCAGAGCTAAGAGGGCAGCTTGGAATTAGATGGCAGAGATGGTAGGagtaaaagtcaaaaaaaaaaatggtgcagGGGGAATGTTCCAAGAAAAAGCAGTATGGACTGGAACAGTCATGGGGAAGATAGCATGTGAACTAGGGCTTAAAGATAAGGCCAGAAGGCTCGGcgggggaggggtgaggaaagaggaaggggagaggtaAGCAGCCTTCCAGAATGAGAGGAAGGAGATGAGCAAAACCATGCAGACCAGGAGTATGAATGgttgaagagagaaaaacagggGTTATGGTGACAGTACCAGCCATGGAAAGCCCTGTAGGCCATGAAGAAGTGTTTGTATTCTGTATTACAAAAACTGGGAGCAATAATTGTACAAGAACATGTTCAAAGTGACATTTTAAGATAATAAACACATTTCTACTTCGTAGCGTAATGCTGACATTTCATCATTCCAGTCAATGTGGAAAACAGCTTCCTTTCTTTCGCTTTCCCCTTACACATTCTCAAAAGCATTAAGGGCCCAGAAGCTCTGTGCTTGGTCTGCCTGTGGCTGCTTCATTCATGGCCATCCTGAATGGGATCAGCCAGATTGTCCTTCCTCTCCACCTCGCTACGCACACACAGATGCCTACCTCAGGGTGGGCACACAGCCTGACTTAGAGATAGCATTATTGGGCATTACAGGTAAAGgggaagaaaatttaaatcacCAGTTAGAAGCCAAGAATGGGAGGTATGTAATTGGGATTGGGGTATATGAACAGGGTTGGATTGGGAACTCATGTTTTATCCCTTAAAATTTATTATGATAATAAtttctagctgggcaccagtgactcacacctataatcctagctactcaggagacagagattcgGACGATCGAgattcgaagtcagcccaggcaaatagttcaagagaccctatctcgaaaaaacccatcacaaaatggcTTGTGgagtgctcaaggtgtaggctctgagttcaagcaccagtactgcaaaaaaaagaaaagaaacttaaataAGTAACCAGAgtaaacagggctggaggtggctgaagtggtagaacaactgcctagcaagcacaaagtcctgagttcaaaccccaggactgcctaCTTCTCCCCCCAAAAAGCACATCCCAGGCCCTTTCTCAGTCAACTCTCATCTCCATCACACCATACATTAGTTTAGGTTTTCCTAGAACTTCATGTAAgtgaaatcaaagatttcaaagcatcataaaatatagaaaacaaaaaccaggagCAATCCAGTGGTTTGACTTTTATTCTATTGCAtcttttcaagagcaaaatatttttatctttacgAAGTCtagctttatatattttttcttttatgatttatgATTTTTGTGCCCTATCTACAAAATCATCATTATTCTCAGCACAAAGACTTTCACCTAAGTTTTCTTCTAGAGGTTTGATAATTGTAGTTTCTATATTAAGatcattgattcattttggaaaaacaTTGTTTATGGTGTGAGATAAGAAATTAGGGTTGTTTGATTAATGTATCTTGAAATCAAGTAGTTTAAGTCCtccatttgttctttttcaaaattgtttttatttccatacaatttttaaataagcttatgatttccatttttttgcagggtggaccagagtttgaactcaggccctgggacttgcaggcaggtgctctaccactttagctatgcctccagcccttctagttttttttaagacagtttttaaaCTTTGGCTTCTGATCTAGAATGTAGAGTTAGAAGTTGATACTCTGgatgggtgcagtggctcaggcctataatcctagctactcaggaggcagagatcaggaggatcagagttcaaagccagcctgggcaaatagtgcatgagaccctatcttgggaaACCCTTCATAATaatagggctgtggagtggctcaaggtgtaggccctgagttcagccccagcaccaaaaaaaaaaaaaaaagttatcctgGCCTAACAAGTGTAAGCTGACTAACCTGAAAATCAACAACTGTGTGCTTTCCCTTGCCTGGCTATCTAGAGTAGTCAAGTTAATAAAAACGTAAAGTAATATGGGGCTTCCAGTGGAAGCGGGGAGCTGTTGTTTAGTGAGTATACATTTTCAGTTTTGGAAGATGAAGAAGTTCTAGACATGGTACAGTGTGAATATATTCAACACTACAGAACAGGGCAATTAAAGGTTATTATGATGGTAAATTTAGGCTACATGCATCTTTCCacaattaaaacaatttaataaGGAACCAATGAAATTTTTCACTGGGTTTCTTTCAGGCCAGCGTTATCATTAATTTCTTCCTATGACTGTGATTGAAAATAATGCCCAGTAAGCACAATACCCAGTGATCAATTTGCcgtattacaaaaacaaaagaaaaggaaaaggaaaaagaatgtcaTATAAAGGAGGGCGTGTTCAAAATGATGGTTCAGAGGTCAAATATGCAAAGTGCACTCTGCCAAGGCACAAATAATCGTGCTGTTGGCACCAGACTTTACACACCTGcacaaataaataacattaaaatgtaCTTCTGTTTTAGATGACTAGTGCATGGGGCCCAGAATTAGTCTTCCTATATAACAAAGAACTGGGCCAAGTTCCTCTTTGTGAGAAGCCAGAAGGCTTCAGAGCTGAGAAGAGCAGGAAAagttgtcaaaagaaaaaaaagcagagctAGCATAGTGGCTAGctatagtggtagagcacctgccctagcaagcatgaaggcctgagttcaaatcccattacagccaaaagaaaaaaagcagggcTATAGGGCAGTTTTCCTAACTGTGGTCCACTCATGATAGAGggtgataataataattaaatgggTCACAATCAGCCTATTAAAAatgtgaagaagaacgaaatgttatcattccctggtaaatggatggaattggagaacatcattctgagtgaggttagcctggcccagaagaccaaaaatcatatgttctccctcatatgtggacattagatcaagggcaaacacaacaatgggattagactatgagcacatgataaaagcgagagcacacaagggagggatgaggataggtaagacacctaaaaaattaaccagcatttgttgccctcaatgcagagaaaataagcagataccttaaaagcaactgaggccaataggaaaaggggaacaggtactagagaaaaggttagttcaagaagaattacctagaaggtaacacacatgcacaggaaatcaatgtgagtcaacaccctgtatagctatccttatctcaaccagcaaaaacccttgttccttcctattattgcttatactctctctacaacaaaattagaaataagggcaaaatagtttctgctgggtattgggggggagagggagggggcggagtgtgtggtaagggagggggtgggggcaggggggagaaatgaaccaagccttgtatgcacatatgaataataaaagaaaaaggaaaaaaaatgtgaaatagaaataaaacccaTAGAGAGTCTGGCTATCTAGAGTAGCCAagttaataaaaacataaagtaaTATGGGGCTTCCAGTGGAAGCGGGGAGCTGTTGTTTAGTGAGTATACATTTTCAGTTTTGGAAGATGAAAAACCTTCCAAGATGGCgtctacagggaggaagcagaaagcatgtctcctaaagtgaaatcttggagagatgctggagacacaccttacaggaaaaaccaccaagaagaggcaaaactttgacccctccacatctccagcctgcgcagagcatctcacTTCACACTTCACAATGAACGGAGAAACCAGTAGGGCCCCCGGGCCGCTGCCAGTTGCccacgcccagacagcttgggaagatgtggacaaggtgagctaagtggtacacaatacttccacagacaaccctgggccagagcagcatagcccccggaCAGACCGaactccacccagggaaaaaagaaaatctgagtaatgagcaataagaacaataaagacacatagcaaagagggtggggcacactgagcaccaaagaggggggaggggaatccttcccggaactgtaaataaacaagccggtcaGGCCGGagagggcaggagcaggggcacatGTTCAGCAACcaagagtgggaaagcttgtgagagtggcaaagggagaaaaactccacaggagagggggaaagacccacctcccgtgtgagctgtaaacaaacacactggctg
Protein-coding sequences here:
- the Nlrc4 gene encoding NLR family CARD domain-containing protein 4 isoform X6; translation: MNFIKENSRVLIQRMGMTVTKQIVDDLFAWNVLNCEEASIICCERVEQDAARGVIHMILKKGSEACNLFLQSLEKRSYAVYQALNGQSLFHQISEGDLDSLAQELKDLYHSPSFLNFFPLGEDIDIIFNLKSTFTEPVLWRKDHHHHRVEQLTLSSLLGNLQSPCIIEGESGKGKSTLLQRVAMLWASRKCGALTKFKFVFFLRLSRAQGGLFETLCDQLLDVPDTIRKQSFMAMLLKLRQGVLFLLDGYNEFKPQNCPEIEALIKENHRFKNMVIVTTTTDCLRHLRQFGALTAEVGDMTEDSAQALIREVLIKEHAEGLLLQIQKSRCLRNLMKTPLFVVITCAIQMGERKFHSHTQTTLFRTFYDLLIHKNKHKHRGMTASDFTQSLDHCGDLALEGVFSHRFDFEPEDVCRVNEDVLLTTGLLCKYTAQRFKPKYKFFHKAFQEYTAGRRLSSLLMSCEPEEVTKGSGYLQKMVSISDITSLYSNLLLYTCGSSAEATRAVMRHLAAVYQHGSLLGLSMSKRPLWRQQSIQSVKNTTEQESLKAININSFVECGINLFHESLSKSSLSQEFEAFFRGKSLYINSENIPDYLFDFFEHLPNCASALDFIKLDFYGGTPASQAKSTEDWATVPREETLKTYIPSRAVSLFFNWKQEFKILEVTLRDFSKLNKQDIKYLGKIFSSAASLRLSVKRSAGVAGSLSSVLSTCKHIQSLLLETSPLTLEDERHITSVTNLTTLSIHDLQTQRLPGGLTDGLGNLKNLVKLILDNIKMNEEDAIKLGVFFEKNPLKNLQQLDLAGNCVSSDGWLDFMGVFENLKQLVFFDFSRKGFLPEASLVRKLSHGLSKLTFLQEARLIGWQFDDDDISVLKGAFKLVIT
- the Nlrc4 gene encoding NLR family CARD domain-containing protein 4 isoform X1; protein product: MNFIKENSRVLIQRMGMTVTKQIVDDLFAWNVLNCEEASIICCERVEQDAARGVIHMILKKGSEACNLFLQSLEKRSYAVYQALNGQSLFHQISEGDLDSLAQELKDLYHSPSFLNFFPLGEDIDIIFNLKSTFTEPVLWRKDHHHHRVEQLTLSSLLGNLQSPCIIEGESGKGKSTLLQRVAMLWASRKCGALTKFKFVFFLRLSRAQGGLFETLCDQLLDVPDTIRKQSFMAMLLKLRQGVLFLLDGYNEFKPQNCPEIEALIKENHRFKNMVIVTTTTDCLRHLRQFGALTAEVGDMTEDSAQALIREVLIKEHAEGLLLQIQKSRCLRNLMKTPLFVVITCAIQMGERKFHSHTQTTLFRTFYDLLIHKNKHKHRGMTASDFTQSLDHCGDLALEGVFSHRFDFEPEDVCRVNEDVLLTTGLLCKYTAQRFKPKYKFFHKAFQEYTAGRRLSSLLMSCEPEEVTKGSGYLQKMVSISDITSLYSNLLLYTCGSSAEATRAVMRHLAAVYQHGSLLGLSMSKRPLWRQQSIQSVKNTTEQESLKAININSFVECGINLFHESLSKSSLSQEFEAFFRGKSLYINSENIPDYLFDFFEHLPNCASALDFIKLDFYGGTPASQAKSTEDWATVPREETLKTYIPSRAVSLFFNWKQEFKILEVTLRDFSKLNKQDIKYLGKIFSSAASLRLSVKRSAGVAGSLSSVLSTCKHIQSLLLETSPLTLEDERHITSVTNLTTLSIHDLQTQRLPGGLTDGLGNLKNLVKLILDNIKMNEEDAIKLAEGLANLKKMCLFHLTHLSNIGEGMDYIVKSLSGEPCDLQDLQLVSCCLTANSVKTLAQNLHNLAKLRILDLSENYLEKDGNTALHKLIHRLNILEELTALMLPWCWDVQVNLTSLLEQLEGPSQLFKLGLKNWRLTDTEIRILGVFFEKNPLKNLQQLDLAGNCVSSDGWLDFMGVFENLKQLVFFDFSRKGFLPEASLVRKLSHGLSKLTFLQEARLIGWQFDDDDISVLKGAFKLVIT